A single window of Pectobacterium parmentieri DNA harbors:
- a CDS encoding DUF2867 domain-containing protein, producing MTSPSAPILILGATGYIGRHLTERLSKQGKRVIAAGRNTESLSSRNWPGVDCQQVDLTKPESLPDGLWGAETLYYLVHSMGDGADFVARERMAAMNLLLALASSSVKQIIYLGSLQAKDDTSPHMLARQITGDVLRSSGIPVTELRAGIIIGVGSAAFEIMRDMVYNLPVLTPPRWVRSKSSPIALENLLVYLIDIVHHPATENRIMDAAGPEYISYQTMFERFIQISGKRRLLIPVPMPTHLVSVWFLHLVTSVPPSIARALIQGLKHDLQADGHALQALIPQKLMSFDDAVRLTLQSEMESVQQADWGDDTEVRARWKPNYGFYPKQAGHTLETSASSQALWRIIQQVGGKEGYFYANTLWNIRARLDDLCGNGVTYGRPDRPTLEVGDKIDGWKVISIKPQRQLILLFGMKAPGLGKLNFTITDKGTHRTVDVRARWHPSGFNGLVYWFLMMPAHLFIFRGMAARIAKLAEKDAV from the coding sequence ATGACATCCCCATCAGCCCCGATCCTGATCCTGGGCGCAACTGGCTACATTGGCCGCCATTTAACCGAGCGATTGAGCAAACAGGGCAAACGAGTGATTGCTGCCGGTCGGAATACCGAGTCCCTCTCCTCACGGAACTGGCCAGGCGTCGACTGTCAACAGGTTGACCTCACCAAGCCAGAAAGCCTGCCTGATGGTCTGTGGGGCGCAGAGACGCTCTATTATCTAGTGCACAGCATGGGCGACGGCGCAGATTTCGTCGCCAGAGAGCGCATGGCTGCCATGAATCTGCTGCTGGCGCTGGCCTCCAGCAGCGTAAAACAGATTATCTATCTGGGCTCGCTTCAGGCGAAGGATGACACCTCACCGCACATGTTGGCGCGCCAGATCACCGGTGATGTATTACGCAGTAGCGGCATTCCTGTCACGGAGCTACGCGCAGGCATTATTATCGGTGTCGGGTCGGCAGCGTTCGAAATCATGCGCGATATGGTCTACAACCTGCCAGTGCTGACGCCGCCGCGCTGGGTACGCTCTAAATCATCGCCGATTGCGCTGGAAAACCTGCTGGTTTATCTGATCGATATCGTGCATCACCCGGCGACAGAGAATCGCATCATGGATGCCGCAGGCCCCGAATACATCAGCTATCAAACCATGTTCGAGCGCTTCATTCAGATCAGTGGCAAACGCAGATTGCTGATCCCCGTTCCCATGCCAACGCATCTGGTGTCTGTCTGGTTCTTGCATCTGGTGACATCGGTTCCCCCATCCATCGCCCGCGCCTTGATTCAAGGGTTAAAACACGATTTACAGGCCGATGGCCACGCACTACAGGCGTTGATTCCACAAAAACTGATGAGCTTTGATGACGCCGTGCGCCTCACGCTACAAAGCGAAATGGAGAGCGTACAGCAGGCCGACTGGGGCGATGACACCGAAGTCCGCGCACGCTGGAAACCGAATTACGGTTTTTACCCCAAACAGGCGGGCCATACGCTTGAGACGTCCGCATCCAGTCAGGCACTCTGGCGGATCATCCAGCAGGTCGGTGGCAAGGAAGGCTATTTTTACGCGAATACGCTGTGGAATATTCGGGCCCGACTGGACGATCTTTGTGGCAACGGCGTGACTTACGGACGCCCCGATCGCCCGACGCTGGAAGTCGGCGACAAGATTGACGGCTGGAAGGTTATCTCGATCAAGCCACAGCGTCAGTTGATACTGTTATTCGGCATGAAAGCACCGGGGCTGGGTAAACTCAATTTTACTATCACGGATAAAGGTACTCATCGAACAGTGGATGTTCGCGCCCGCTGGCATCCCTCTGGGTTTAACGGGCTGGTCTACTGGTTTTTGATGATGCCCGCTCACCTGTTTATCTTCCGTGGCATGGCGGCGCGTATTGCAAAACTGGCGGAGAAAGATGCGGTTTAG
- the hcp gene encoding hydroxylamine reductase, giving the protein MFCVQCEQTIRTPVGNGCSYAQGMCGKTAETSDLQDLLVAVLQGLSAWALKARELDIIDHDVDSFAPRAFFSTLTNVNFDSQRIIGYAQEAITLRESLAVRCRLHDATVTVDHPMAALQLAGNDIPTLLQQAEDFALDSDKASIGDDVHGLRMLNLYGLKGAAAYMEHAHVLGQYDNALYAEYHAFMAWLGTHPADVDTLLNNAMGIGKMNFNVMAILDRGETDAYGHPQPTSVNVRPIAGKAILISGHDLKDLRMLLEQTEGTGVNIYTHGEMLPAHGYPELKKFKHLAGNYGSGWQNQQTEFAKFPGAIVMTSNCIIDPNVGNYGDRIWTRSIVGWPGVNHLEGDDFSPVIKQAQGLAGFPYSEIEHMITVGFGRETLLSAADTVIDLVAQKKLRHVFLVGGCDGSREERSYFTDFTLNVPQDCLIMTLACGKYRFNKLDFGTLEGLPRLLDVGQCNDAYAAIILAVKLAEKLGCGVNDLPLSLVLSWFEQKAIVILLTLLSLGVKNIYTGPTAPGFLTDNLLAILNDKFGMRAITTVEQDMNTILAA; this is encoded by the coding sequence ATGTTTTGTGTGCAATGTGAACAAACGATTCGTACCCCTGTTGGAAACGGCTGCTCTTACGCGCAGGGCATGTGCGGTAAAACCGCAGAAACCTCCGACCTGCAAGACCTGTTGGTCGCTGTGTTGCAAGGGCTTTCTGCCTGGGCGCTGAAAGCACGCGAGCTGGATATTATCGATCATGATGTCGACAGTTTTGCGCCACGCGCCTTCTTCTCTACGTTGACCAACGTTAATTTCGATTCCCAACGTATTATTGGCTACGCACAGGAAGCCATCACGCTGCGTGAATCGCTGGCAGTTCGCTGCCGCCTACACGACGCAACGGTGACCGTTGATCACCCAATGGCGGCACTGCAACTCGCTGGCAACGATATTCCGACCTTACTGCAACAGGCAGAAGACTTTGCGCTGGATAGCGATAAAGCCAGCATCGGTGATGACGTTCACGGCTTACGCATGCTGAACCTCTACGGCCTGAAAGGGGCAGCAGCCTATATGGAGCACGCCCACGTTCTTGGTCAGTATGACAACGCACTCTATGCCGAATATCATGCTTTCATGGCGTGGTTGGGCACACACCCAGCCGATGTCGATACCCTGCTGAACAACGCAATGGGCATCGGTAAAATGAACTTCAACGTCATGGCAATCCTCGACCGTGGCGAAACCGATGCTTACGGCCACCCACAGCCGACCTCTGTTAACGTGCGCCCGATTGCCGGCAAAGCCATTCTGATTTCAGGTCATGACCTGAAAGACCTGCGTATGCTGCTGGAGCAAACCGAAGGCACTGGCGTGAATATTTATACGCACGGCGAGATGCTGCCTGCACACGGTTACCCAGAGCTGAAAAAATTCAAGCATCTGGCAGGCAACTACGGCAGCGGCTGGCAGAACCAACAGACTGAGTTTGCCAAATTCCCTGGCGCGATCGTCATGACATCTAACTGCATTATCGATCCTAACGTAGGCAACTACGGCGATCGTATCTGGACGCGCAGCATCGTCGGCTGGCCGGGCGTGAACCATTTGGAAGGCGACGATTTCAGCCCGGTGATCAAACAGGCACAAGGTCTGGCTGGCTTCCCGTACAGCGAAATTGAGCACATGATCACCGTCGGCTTTGGTCGTGAAACCTTACTGAGCGCCGCCGATACCGTGATCGACCTGGTTGCACAGAAAAAACTGCGCCACGTCTTCCTCGTTGGTGGATGTGATGGCAGCCGTGAAGAGCGTAGTTACTTCACCGACTTTACGCTGAACGTTCCACAAGACTGCCTGATCATGACACTGGCATGCGGTAAATACCGTTTCAACAAACTGGACTTCGGTACGCTGGAAGGCCTGCCACGTCTGCTGGATGTCGGCCAATGTAACGATGCCTACGCGGCCATTATTCTAGCCGTCAAACTGGCGGAAAAACTGGGCTGCGGCGTCAACGACCTGCCGCTGAGTCTGGTACTGTCGTGGTTTGAACAGAAAGCCATTGTCATCCTGCTAACCCTGCTGTCTCTCGGCGTGAAGAACATTTACACCGGGCCAACTGCACCGGGCTTCCTGACGGACAATCTGCTTGCCATTCTGAACGACAAATTCGGTATGCGGGCGATTACCACCGTTGAACAAGACATGAACACCATTCTGGCCGCTTGA
- a CDS encoding N-acetylmuramoyl-L-alanine amidase → MLKWASCIVLGLLAGCQSLPSSLQEQNNYVLETALQSRAQESRIRFLVIHYTAEDFATSLNILTDEHVSAHYLIPAHPPLQHGKPLAWQLVPESQAAWHAGASSWRGFSRLNHSSIGIEIENAGYQRTLTGYTWAPFTASQIQLVTALAHDIVERYQIAPQNVVAHSDIAPQRKQDPGPLFPWQMLAQAGVGAWPDVHRVTFYLNGRPPMQPVDEAILLEKLGRYGYSVPETMTAREKRQVIAAFQMHFRPDNYQGQPDAQSEAIADALLEKYGSR, encoded by the coding sequence ATGTTGAAATGGGCGAGTTGCATCGTGTTGGGGCTGTTGGCGGGATGCCAATCACTCCCTTCCTCGTTGCAGGAACAGAATAATTATGTACTGGAGACCGCATTGCAGTCGCGGGCTCAGGAGTCCCGTATCCGTTTTTTGGTGATTCACTACACGGCAGAAGATTTTGCCACTTCGCTGAATATTCTGACTGATGAGCACGTCAGCGCCCATTATCTTATCCCCGCACACCCGCCGTTGCAGCACGGCAAGCCGCTTGCGTGGCAATTGGTGCCTGAATCTCAGGCTGCCTGGCATGCGGGAGCCAGTAGCTGGCGCGGGTTTAGCCGGTTGAATCATTCTTCTATCGGTATTGAGATCGAAAACGCAGGTTATCAGCGCACGCTGACAGGCTATACGTGGGCGCCGTTCACCGCTTCGCAGATTCAGCTCGTAACCGCGCTCGCCCACGATATTGTCGAACGTTACCAGATTGCGCCGCAGAACGTGGTGGCGCACAGTGATATTGCGCCACAGCGGAAACAAGACCCTGGGCCGCTTTTTCCCTGGCAGATGCTAGCGCAAGCGGGCGTGGGGGCCTGGCCGGATGTGCATCGTGTCACTTTCTATTTAAATGGACGACCGCCGATGCAACCGGTGGATGAAGCTATTTTGCTGGAAAAGCTGGGGCGCTATGGTTATTCGGTGCCGGAAACGATGACGGCGCGTGAGAAGCGACAGGTGATCGCCGCTTTCCAAATGCATTTCCGACCTGATAACTATCAAGGTCAGCCAGATGCGCAGAGCGAAGCGATCGCTGATGCATTGCTGGAAAAATACGGCAGCCGCTAA
- a CDS encoding heavy metal-binding domain-containing protein: MQLSTTPNLEGFTITEYCGVVTGEAILGANIFRDFFASIRDVVGGRSGAYEKELRKARQIAFKELQEQAEDLGANAIVGIDLDYETVGKDSSMLMVTVSGTAVKVRR, encoded by the coding sequence ATGCAATTATCCACTACCCCGAATCTGGAAGGTTTCACGATTACTGAATATTGTGGCGTCGTGACTGGCGAGGCCATTCTGGGGGCGAACATCTTTCGTGACTTTTTCGCCAGTATTCGTGATGTCGTCGGTGGCCGTTCCGGTGCCTATGAGAAAGAGTTGCGTAAGGCAAGGCAGATTGCGTTCAAAGAGTTGCAGGAACAAGCCGAGGATTTAGGCGCAAATGCGATTGTGGGTATTGATCTCGACTATGAAACTGTTGGGAAGGATAGCAGCATGTTGATGGTGACGGTCAGCGGTACGGCAGTGAAGGTTCGCCGCTAG
- the hcr gene encoding NADH oxidoreductase, whose protein sequence is MTMPVPHAGPTPLCSNRMQVHSITQETPDVWTISLVNHDFYPYQPGQYALVSIANSEETLRAYTISSSPGLSRFITLTVRRLDDGVGSRWLTQTLKVGDYLWLSDAQGEFTCANAVSDRYLMAAAGCGVTPIMSMCRWLLANKPQTDIHVIFNVRNPQQVIFANEWQDLVQRYPQQLHLTLMAEFDAAPGFLAGRVSGDLLVERVPDITSRTVMTCGPAPYMNQIETLSQQLGVASNRIFKEQFRPADEIVDEDADQLTLTISRPLKNLRVPVGISLLAALEANKVQVLAACRAGVCGSCKTRVLSGNYTTSSTMTLTPAEIEQGYVLACSCQLQGDTVLA, encoded by the coding sequence ATGACGATGCCAGTACCACACGCTGGGCCGACACCGCTTTGTTCTAACCGCATGCAGGTGCACTCGATTACCCAGGAAACGCCGGATGTCTGGACGATATCACTGGTTAATCATGATTTTTATCCGTATCAACCGGGTCAGTATGCACTCGTCAGCATCGCTAACAGCGAGGAGACGTTACGCGCTTATACGATCTCTTCTTCGCCGGGCCTCAGCCGTTTCATTACCTTGACGGTGAGAAGATTGGATGACGGCGTCGGTTCCCGCTGGCTGACTCAAACGCTAAAAGTCGGTGATTATCTGTGGCTGTCCGATGCTCAGGGCGAATTTACCTGCGCCAACGCAGTCAGCGATCGTTACCTGATGGCCGCAGCAGGCTGCGGCGTCACACCGATTATGTCGATGTGCCGCTGGCTGCTGGCAAACAAACCGCAAACCGATATCCACGTTATCTTCAACGTGCGCAACCCGCAGCAGGTGATTTTTGCCAACGAATGGCAAGATCTGGTGCAGCGTTACCCGCAGCAACTGCATCTTACATTGATGGCAGAATTTGACGCGGCACCCGGTTTCCTCGCCGGACGCGTCAGCGGCGATCTACTTGTCGAACGCGTGCCGGATATCACCAGCCGCACCGTGATGACCTGTGGCCCCGCGCCGTACATGAACCAGATTGAAACCCTGAGTCAACAGCTTGGCGTAGCGTCAAACCGCATCTTTAAAGAGCAGTTCCGCCCGGCAGATGAAATCGTAGATGAGGATGCCGATCAGCTCACGCTGACCATCAGTCGTCCGCTGAAGAATCTGCGTGTGCCAGTGGGCATCAGCCTGCTAGCCGCGCTGGAGGCCAATAAGGTGCAGGTTCTTGCCGCTTGCCGTGCCGGTGTTTGCGGGAGCTGTAAAACCCGCGTGCTGTCCGGCAATTACACCACCAGCAGTACTATGACGCTAACACCAGCCGAGATCGAACAAGGTTATGTTTTGGCCTGTAGTTGCCAGTTGCAAGGCGACACCGTTCTGGCCTGA